The following are encoded together in the Citrus sinensis cultivar Valencia sweet orange chromosome 1, DVS_A1.0, whole genome shotgun sequence genome:
- the LOC102614070 gene encoding protein OVEREXPRESSOR OF CATIONIC PEROXIDASE 3 isoform X1: MALTLSTSICTSTSKAVHRLSPSQYLRLFPGHHRKPTNLLLPRHPPTRFTLAFSRRRNNNPVTISSSKKKKKSLPRKDIKDSDEEDDPFEALFSLLEEDLKNDGSTIDDDDEEIDEEDLDKLATELAEALGDVDMDMSDTATDGTESDNNEAHKEDGEDEEEEEEREVRLKNWQLRKLAYALKTGRRKVSVKSLATELCLDRAVVLEMLRDPPPNLLMLSATLPDKPTPTVLVNEVKHSEPIVAETTVHAVEPKSKVEEPVHDRQHRWSAQKRLKKVQVKTLEMVYRRSKRPTDAMISSIVQVTNLPRRRIVKWFEDKRAEEGVPECRKPFQRSDPKTVFSG, from the exons atggcGTTAACTTTATCAACGAGCATTTGCACTTCCACTTCGAAGGCTGTTCACCGTTTATCACCTTCACAATACCTACGACTTTTCCCGGGCCACCATCGTAAACCGACCAATCTGCTTCTGCCGCGTCACCCTCCGACCCGCTTCACTCTCGCTTTTTCGCGCCGTCGAAATAACAACCCAGTTACCATTTCTTCTTCGAAGAAAAAGAAG AAAAGTTTGCCTAGGAAAGATATTAAGGACAGTGATGAGGAGGATGATCCATTTGAGGCACTGTTTAGCCTGCTGGAAGAAGATCTTAAGAATGATGGCTCAACTATAGACGATGACGACGAGGAGattgatgaagaagatttggatAAGCTTGCAACTGAATTAGCTGAGGCACTTGGGGATGTTGATATGGATATGTCTGATACAGCCACAGATGGTACAGAAAGTGATAATAATGAAGCTCACAAAGAAGAtggagaagatgaagaagaagaagaggaaagaGAAGTAAGGCTTAAGAACTGGCAACTTCGGAAATTGGCTTATGCTTTGAAGACTGGACGTCGTAAAGTTAGT GTCAAAAGTCTCGCTACTGAGCTTTGTCTAGACAGGGCTGTGGTTCTTGAAATGCTTCGTGATCCTCCTCCAAATCTTCTTATGTTAAGTGCTACTTTACCCGACAAACCGACACCAACGGTTTTAGTCAATGAAGTCAAACATTCTGAACCTATTGTAGCAGAAACAACTGTACATGCTGTTGAACCTAAGAGTAAGGTGGAAGAGCCAGTCCATGACAGGCAGCACAGGTGGTCTGCTCAAAAGCGACTGAAGAAAGTACAAGTTAAAACACTTGAAATGGTTTATAGAAGATCAAAGCGACCGACT GATGCTATGATAAGCAGCATTGTTCAAGTGACGAACCTGCCCCGTCGAAGAATTGTGAAATGGTTTGAAGACAAACGTGCTGAAGAAGGAGTTCCTGAGTGTCGCAAACCATTTCAACGGTCTGATCCCAAAACTGTCTTTTCTGGTTGA
- the LOC102613473 gene encoding uncharacterized protein LOC102613473, with protein sequence MATSSSSRRGWMSNIQSIASRVYFFLIILQIPLFRIPCRAGMCSTPIHVTSSQLIASEIFPVPVIKGLLYPGAIVNGLVNNRTVARWDDLLSIYNLTSVKEASAVTDLQRLEVLAGSYFSVAGALVGILKPSRMSMFGTLLVIWGLIKEGILGKPGNTDPSQSVYVYPTMLIAVLCAFSSIKYDVKKVRRIVPARPIAKPVASSSKSKLK encoded by the exons ATGGCAACTTCGTCATCATCAAGAAGGGGTTGGATGAGCAATATTCAATCAATAGCCTCTCGCGTTTATTTCTTCCTCATAATTCTTCAGATCCCTCTTTTCAG gaTTCCATGCAGAGCTGGCATGTGTTCTACACCCATCCATGTCACATCTTCCCAGTTGATTGCAAGTGAAATCTTTCCTGTTCCTGTAATCAAGGGTCTTCTATACCCTGGAGCTATTGTAAATGGGCTTGTCAACAACAGGACTGTTGCAAGGTGGGACGACCTATTAAGCATCTACAACTTGACCAGCGTGAAGGAAGCCTCTGCAGTTACTGATCTTCAGCGCTTGGAG GTTCTTGCTGGAAGCTACTTCTCTGTGGCAGGAGCACTTGTGGGTATTCTGAAACCCAGCAGGATGAGTATGTTTGGGACGCTTCTTGTAATTTGGGGCCTTATCAAGGAAGGGATTCTGGGAAAGCCAGGGAACACAGATCCTTCCCAATCTGTCTATGTCTACCCGACAATGTTGATTGCTGTGCTATGTGCTTTCTCATCTATTAAGTATGATGTCAAGAAGGTTCGGAGAATTGTACCAGCTCGACCCATTGCAAAACCAGTAGCAAGCTCCTCTAAATCTAAACTTAAATGA
- the LOC102614070 gene encoding protein OVEREXPRESSOR OF CATIONIC PEROXIDASE 3 isoform X2 → MALTLSTSICTSTSKAVHRLSPSQYLRLFPGHHRKPTNLLLPRHPPTRFTLAFSRRRNNNPVTISSSKKKKKSLPRKDIKDSDEEDDPFEALFSLLEEDLKNDGSTIDDDDEEIDEEDLDKLATELAEALGDVDMDMSDTATDGTESDNNEAHKEDGEDEEEEEEREVRLKNWQLRKLAYALKTGRRKVSVKSLATELCLDRAVVLEMLRDPPPNLLMLSATLPDKPTPTVLVNEVKHSEPIVAETTVHAVEPKSKVEEPVHDRQHRWSAQKRLKKVQVKTLEMVYRRSKRPTDAMISSIVQVTNLPRRRIVKWFEDKRAEEGVPECRKPFQRHSTS, encoded by the exons atggcGTTAACTTTATCAACGAGCATTTGCACTTCCACTTCGAAGGCTGTTCACCGTTTATCACCTTCACAATACCTACGACTTTTCCCGGGCCACCATCGTAAACCGACCAATCTGCTTCTGCCGCGTCACCCTCCGACCCGCTTCACTCTCGCTTTTTCGCGCCGTCGAAATAACAACCCAGTTACCATTTCTTCTTCGAAGAAAAAGAAG AAAAGTTTGCCTAGGAAAGATATTAAGGACAGTGATGAGGAGGATGATCCATTTGAGGCACTGTTTAGCCTGCTGGAAGAAGATCTTAAGAATGATGGCTCAACTATAGACGATGACGACGAGGAGattgatgaagaagatttggatAAGCTTGCAACTGAATTAGCTGAGGCACTTGGGGATGTTGATATGGATATGTCTGATACAGCCACAGATGGTACAGAAAGTGATAATAATGAAGCTCACAAAGAAGAtggagaagatgaagaagaagaagaggaaagaGAAGTAAGGCTTAAGAACTGGCAACTTCGGAAATTGGCTTATGCTTTGAAGACTGGACGTCGTAAAGTTAGT GTCAAAAGTCTCGCTACTGAGCTTTGTCTAGACAGGGCTGTGGTTCTTGAAATGCTTCGTGATCCTCCTCCAAATCTTCTTATGTTAAGTGCTACTTTACCCGACAAACCGACACCAACGGTTTTAGTCAATGAAGTCAAACATTCTGAACCTATTGTAGCAGAAACAACTGTACATGCTGTTGAACCTAAGAGTAAGGTGGAAGAGCCAGTCCATGACAGGCAGCACAGGTGGTCTGCTCAAAAGCGACTGAAGAAAGTACAAGTTAAAACACTTGAAATGGTTTATAGAAGATCAAAGCGACCGACT GATGCTATGATAAGCAGCATTGTTCAAGTGACGAACCTGCCCCGTCGAAGAATTGTGAAATGGTTTGAAGACAAACGTGCTGAAGAAGGAGTTCCTGAGTGTCGCAAACCATTTCAACG GCACAGCACTAGTTAG
- the LOC102613186 gene encoding EG45-like domain containing protein, with product MAVLLVFTIILSLLSTELSFVFADIGTATAYHPPYLPTRCNGNRQDQFPPGNLFVAVGEGLWDNGAACGRRYRMRCISGNNKPCKGSTIDVKVVDFCRTSPCPSTIVLSNDAFQAISRVDAKINVEYVQI from the exons ATGGCAGTACTCTTAGTGTTTACAATCATATTAAGTTTATTAAGCACAGAATTAAGCTTCGTGTTCGCGGATATTGGCACTGCTACCGCTTATCATCCACCATACCTAC CAACGAGATGCAACGGCAACAGACAAGACCAGTTCCCACCGGGGAACTTGTTTGTCGCGGTGGGTGAAGGCCTGTGGGATAACGGCGCAGCCTGTGGAAGGCGTTACCGGATGAGATGCATAAGCGGTAACAACAAACCATGCAAGGGCAGCACCATTGACGTTAAGGTTGTGGATTTTTGCCGAACATCACCCTGCCCTTCAACTATCGTCCTCTCGAATGATGCTTTTCAAGCAATCTCCCGTGTTGATGCAAAAATCAACGTTGAATATGTCCA GATATGA